A window of the Haloarcula rubripromontorii genome harbors these coding sequences:
- a CDS encoding nicotinamide-nucleotide adenylyltransferase produces MRGFYIGRFQPYHNGHHSMVERIAEEVDELVLGIGSADDSHTTHDPFTAGERIMMITKAVAEYDLTTYVVPLEDINRNAVWVSHVESMCPDFDVAYSNNPLVVRLFEEAGIEVRQSPMFDRDRLEGSEIRQRMIDDESWRDRVPPSVVEVIEEIHGIKRLQHVSDSDSLERYAAADESVEQSIEDLDD; encoded by the coding sequence ATGCGTGGGTTCTACATCGGTCGCTTCCAGCCCTACCACAACGGCCATCACTCGATGGTCGAGCGCATCGCCGAGGAAGTCGATGAACTCGTTCTGGGCATCGGAAGCGCCGACGATTCACACACCACACACGACCCCTTTACCGCCGGTGAGCGGATCATGATGATCACGAAGGCCGTCGCGGAGTACGACCTGACGACCTACGTTGTCCCACTTGAGGATATCAACCGCAACGCCGTCTGGGTGAGCCACGTCGAGAGCATGTGCCCGGACTTCGACGTGGCCTACTCGAACAATCCGCTGGTCGTCCGCCTGTTCGAGGAAGCCGGCATCGAGGTCCGCCAGTCACCGATGTTCGACCGCGACCGGCTGGAGGGCAGCGAAATCCGACAGCGCATGATCGACGACGAGTCCTGGCGCGACCGAGTCCCGCCGTCGGTCGTCGAGGTCATCGAGGAGATTCACGGCATCAAGCGCCTCCAGCACGTCTCTGACAGCGACTCGCTCGAACGGTACGCCGCCGCCGACGAGTCGGTCGAGCAGTCTATCGAGGACCTCGACGACTGA
- a CDS encoding SAM hydrolase/SAM-dependent halogenase family protein, which translates to MITLSSDFGSPYPAAMKGVICRATDARIEDIAHDFPRQDVRAAAFWLTQTLPYFPPAVHCVVVDPGVGTDRDALVVRAGEHALVGPDNGVLLPVARELAANETDTADAFEVFTWAYDDPASTTFHGRDVFAPAAAAVHDTGVDNLEARTETTPTDDYVDLRFPAASVDGDDATGEVLVVDDFGNAVTNIPGEVLADRFGGTIEVDGRDAPVCRAYAAVDRGQRLVTVGSHGNVELAVNRGRGDEAFGVSAGDTVALSL; encoded by the coding sequence ATGATTACGCTCAGTTCCGACTTCGGATCGCCGTACCCAGCGGCGATGAAAGGTGTCATCTGCCGGGCCACCGACGCCCGTATCGAGGACATTGCTCACGATTTTCCACGGCAGGATGTCAGAGCGGCGGCTTTCTGGCTCACGCAGACGCTCCCGTACTTCCCGCCGGCAGTCCATTGTGTCGTCGTTGACCCGGGTGTCGGGACCGACCGGGACGCACTCGTCGTTCGCGCAGGCGAGCACGCGCTCGTAGGTCCGGATAACGGCGTTCTCCTGCCGGTCGCTCGCGAACTGGCTGCAAACGAGACCGACACAGCGGACGCGTTCGAGGTGTTCACCTGGGCCTACGACGACCCGGCGAGTACGACGTTCCACGGGCGGGACGTGTTCGCGCCTGCCGCGGCGGCCGTCCACGACACCGGCGTCGACAACCTCGAAGCGCGGACAGAAACTACCCCGACCGATGACTACGTCGACCTCCGGTTTCCGGCGGCCTCTGTCGACGGGGACGACGCGACCGGTGAGGTGCTCGTCGTCGATGACTTCGGGAACGCCGTGACGAACATTCCCGGCGAGGTCCTCGCCGACCGATTCGGTGGCACAATCGAAGTCGACGGCCGCGACGCCCCGGTCTGCCGAGCCTACGCCGCCGTCGACCGGGGGCAGCGACTCGTCACTGTCGGCAGCCACGGGAACGTCGAACTCGCGGTCAACCGCGGTCGCGGCGACGAAGCGTTCGGTGTCAGTGCCGGAGATACTGTGGCCCTGTCGCTGTGA